One Nonomuraea angiospora DNA segment encodes these proteins:
- a CDS encoding sigma-70 family RNA polymerase sigma factor produces the protein MPVEAPYDDRLLHQRVVGGDESALGEVYDRLSSLIFGLALRVTRDRVIAEDITQEVFLVFWERPLAYDPERGTLRAWLATIAHRRAVDHVRAEERRRVSALGPRLFEREPDRLEDTVLASDEAKRVRQAVTSLPDGLREAVELAYFGGRTYRQVSEELGVPEGTAKSRIRLALRRLADALAEEEV, from the coding sequence GTGCCAGTGGAGGCACCGTACGACGACCGCCTGCTGCACCAGCGGGTGGTCGGCGGCGATGAGTCCGCGCTGGGCGAGGTCTACGACCGGCTCTCCTCGCTGATCTTCGGGCTCGCGCTGCGGGTCACCAGGGACCGGGTGATCGCCGAGGACATCACCCAGGAGGTGTTCCTGGTCTTCTGGGAGCGCCCCCTGGCCTACGACCCGGAACGCGGCACCTTACGCGCCTGGCTCGCGACGATCGCGCACCGCCGCGCGGTCGACCACGTGCGCGCCGAGGAGCGGCGGCGCGTGTCGGCGCTCGGACCCAGGCTGTTCGAGCGCGAACCTGACAGACTGGAGGACACGGTCCTGGCCTCGGACGAGGCCAAACGGGTGCGGCAGGCGGTGACCTCGCTGCCCGACGGCCTCCGGGAGGCGGTGGAGCTCGCCTACTTCGGCGGCAGGACCTATCGGCAGGTGAGCGAGGAATTGGGCGTGCCCGAGGGCACGGCCAAATCGCGCATCCGGCTGGCGCTGAGACGCCTGGCGGACGCGCTTGCGGAGGAAGAGGTGTAA
- a CDS encoding OsmC family protein, whose translation MATTRTATTQWKGALIDGSGTVSLDTSGVGTFEVTWASRSQEAGGKTSPEELIAAAHSSCFSMALSHGLAGAGTPPESLETSADVTFQPGEGITGIVLTVKGRVPGISAEQFQEAAATAKANCPVSKALTGTTITLDAELL comes from the coding sequence ATGGCCACCACTCGCACCGCCACCACCCAGTGGAAGGGCGCCCTGATCGACGGTTCGGGCACCGTGTCGCTCGACACCTCGGGCGTGGGCACGTTCGAGGTCACCTGGGCGTCCAGGTCCCAGGAGGCCGGCGGCAAGACCTCCCCGGAGGAGCTCATCGCGGCCGCCCACTCCTCCTGCTTCTCGATGGCGCTCTCGCACGGGCTGGCCGGCGCCGGCACCCCGCCGGAGTCGCTGGAGACCAGCGCCGACGTGACGTTCCAGCCGGGTGAGGGCATCACGGGCATCGTGCTCACGGTGAAGGGCCGCGTCCCCGGCATCTCGGCCGAGCAGTTCCAGGAGGCCGCCGCGACGGCCAAGGCCAACTGCCCGGTGAGCAAGGCCCTGACGGGCACCACGATCACGCTCGACGCCGAGCTGCTCTGA
- a CDS encoding sirohydrochlorin chelatase, with protein sequence MRHSPVIPSRGPVPLAGGTAPGRVPLVAVAHGSRDPRAAATVAALLDRVRLARPEVPVRVAYLDHCTPALGQALSGLQEAVVLPLLLTEAYHSRVDLPAALNEVRAREPRLRVHYGTTLGPHPLLLTALERRLAEAGVRAGDPDTAVVLVSAGSSDARANAVIARQAREWRRSGWWTVSHGYASAADPSPAEAVAALRRAGAPKVVVAPYLLAPGHFADKVRQTSLEAGAAVVSDVLGPAPELVDVLLERYEAAQRQPVSSLVG encoded by the coding sequence ATGCGGCATTCACCTGTGATCCCCAGCAGGGGACCCGTCCCGTTGGCAGGCGGGACGGCCCCCGGCCGCGTGCCACTGGTGGCGGTGGCGCACGGGTCGCGAGATCCGCGTGCCGCCGCCACCGTGGCCGCGCTGCTCGACCGGGTACGCCTGGCGCGCCCTGAGGTGCCCGTACGGGTGGCCTACCTCGACCACTGCACCCCGGCACTGGGACAGGCCCTGAGCGGCCTCCAGGAGGCCGTTGTGCTGCCGCTGCTGCTCACCGAGGCCTACCACAGCCGGGTGGACCTGCCGGCGGCGCTGAACGAGGTCCGGGCGCGCGAGCCGCGCCTGCGCGTGCACTACGGCACCACGCTGGGGCCGCACCCGCTGCTGCTTACGGCGCTGGAGCGGCGCCTGGCCGAGGCGGGCGTGCGGGCCGGGGACCCGGACACCGCGGTGGTGCTGGTGTCGGCGGGTTCGAGCGACGCCAGGGCCAACGCCGTGATCGCGCGGCAGGCGCGGGAGTGGCGGCGTTCCGGCTGGTGGACGGTGTCCCATGGCTACGCCTCGGCCGCCGATCCGTCGCCCGCCGAGGCCGTGGCCGCGCTCAGGCGGGCGGGCGCGCCGAAGGTGGTCGTCGCGCCGTACCTGCTGGCGCCCGGCCACTTCGCGGACAAGGTGCGGCAGACGAGCCTGGAGGCCGGGGCCGCGGTCGTGTCCGACGTGCTCGGCCCGGCGCCGGAGCTGGTGGACGTGCTCCTGGAGCGTTACGAGGCGGCCCAGCGGCAGCCGGTGTCCTCCCTGGTCGGCTGA
- the glgX gene encoding glycogen debranching protein GlgX, whose product MREVWPGEPYPLGGTWDGVGTSFSVFSEVAERVELCLFHDDGTEERVDLPEVDGFVWHGYLPGIQPGQRYGYRVHGPHDPSQGHRSNPAKLLLDPYAKAIDGELTWNQALFPYYFTDPTRRNTEDSAPYMPKNVVVNPFFEWGNDRPPRIPYHQTVIYEAHVRGLTMRHPDVPPDLRGTYAGVGHPAIIDHLLSLGVTAVELMPVHHYIPEHFLVARGLTNYWGYNTMAYLAPHGGYSSAGTRGQQVLEFKAMVRALHEAGIEVILDVVYNHTAEGDHMGPTLGFRGIDNAAYYRLHDGDRRYYLDYTGCGNSLNVRSPHALQLIMDSLRYWVLDMHVDGFRFDLASALARELHDVDRLSAFFDLIQQDPVISQVKLIAEPWDVGPGGYQVGNFPPLWTEWNGKYRDIVRDFWRGTHSALPEFASRLTGSADLYESSGRRPVASINFVTCHDGFTLNDLVSYDHKHNEANGEDNRDGTNDNRSWNCGAEGPVEDPGIVRLRHRQRRNFLATLFLSQGVPMLSHGDELGRTQRGNNNAYCQDNELAWVDWSMLHTEPELLEFVRALSKLRREHPVFQRRRFFHGRHPDDGKRDLVWLTPGGTEMTAGDWHIGYAKSLMVYLNGEAITEPGPRGERIVDDSFLLLINAHHENMSFTLPGEECGTGWVPVLDTSHETMEEALPDESRQAGDVVDVTARSLQVLRQPRSR is encoded by the coding sequence ATGCGCGAGGTCTGGCCGGGCGAGCCCTATCCACTCGGCGGCACCTGGGATGGCGTGGGCACCAGCTTTTCGGTGTTCTCCGAGGTCGCCGAGCGAGTCGAGCTGTGCCTTTTTCATGACGACGGCACCGAGGAGCGCGTCGACCTGCCCGAGGTCGACGGGTTCGTCTGGCACGGCTATCTGCCGGGCATCCAGCCGGGCCAGCGCTACGGCTATCGCGTCCACGGCCCGCACGACCCGTCGCAGGGCCATCGGTCCAATCCCGCCAAGCTGCTCCTCGATCCCTACGCCAAGGCCATCGACGGCGAGCTGACCTGGAACCAGGCGCTGTTCCCCTATTACTTCACCGATCCCACCCGGCGCAACACCGAGGACAGCGCCCCCTACATGCCGAAGAACGTGGTCGTCAACCCGTTCTTCGAGTGGGGCAACGACCGGCCGCCGCGCATCCCCTACCACCAGACCGTGATCTACGAGGCCCACGTGCGCGGGCTCACCATGCGCCACCCCGACGTGCCGCCCGACCTGCGCGGCACGTACGCGGGCGTGGGACATCCGGCGATCATCGATCACCTGCTGTCGCTGGGGGTGACGGCGGTCGAGCTGATGCCGGTCCACCACTACATCCCCGAGCACTTCCTGGTCGCCCGCGGGCTGACCAACTACTGGGGCTACAACACCATGGCCTACCTGGCGCCCCACGGTGGCTACTCCAGCGCGGGCACGCGGGGGCAGCAGGTGCTGGAGTTCAAGGCGATGGTGCGGGCGCTGCACGAGGCGGGCATCGAGGTCATCCTCGACGTCGTCTACAACCACACGGCCGAGGGCGACCACATGGGGCCCACGCTGGGGTTCCGGGGGATCGACAACGCCGCCTACTACCGGCTGCACGACGGCGACCGGCGCTACTACCTCGACTACACCGGGTGCGGAAACTCCCTCAACGTACGCTCGCCGCACGCGCTGCAGCTGATCATGGACTCGCTGCGCTACTGGGTCCTCGACATGCACGTCGACGGGTTCCGGTTCGATCTGGCCTCGGCGCTGGCCAGGGAGCTGCACGACGTCGACCGGCTGAGCGCGTTCTTCGACCTGATCCAGCAGGATCCGGTGATCTCGCAGGTCAAGCTGATCGCCGAGCCGTGGGACGTGGGGCCCGGCGGCTACCAGGTCGGGAATTTCCCGCCTTTGTGGACGGAGTGGAACGGCAAATATCGCGATATCGTGCGAGATTTCTGGAGAGGCACGCATTCCGCGCTCCCCGAGTTCGCCTCCCGCCTGACCGGCTCCGCCGACCTGTACGAGTCCTCCGGCCGCCGCCCGGTCGCCTCGATCAACTTCGTGACCTGCCACGACGGGTTCACCCTCAACGACCTGGTCTCCTACGACCACAAGCACAACGAGGCCAACGGCGAGGACAACCGCGACGGCACCAACGACAACCGCTCCTGGAACTGCGGCGCCGAGGGCCCCGTGGAGGACCCCGGCATCGTCCGGCTCCGCCACCGCCAGCGCCGCAACTTCCTGGCCACCCTGTTCCTGTCGCAGGGCGTGCCCATGCTCTCCCACGGCGACGAGCTCGGCCGCACCCAGCGCGGCAACAACAACGCCTACTGCCAGGACAACGAGCTGGCCTGGGTCGACTGGTCGATGCTGCACACGGAGCCGGAGCTGCTGGAGTTCGTCAGGGCGCTGTCGAAGCTGCGCCGCGAGCACCCGGTCTTCCAGCGCCGCCGCTTCTTCCACGGCCGCCATCCCGACGACGGCAAGCGCGACCTGGTCTGGCTCACGCCGGGCGGCACGGAGATGACGGCGGGCGACTGGCACATCGGCTACGCCAAGTCGCTCATGGTCTACCTCAACGGCGAGGCCATCACCGAGCCGGGGCCGCGCGGCGAGCGGATCGTGGACGACTCGTTCCTGCTGCTCATCAACGCCCACCACGAGAACATGTCGTTCACGCTGCCGGGCGAGGAGTGCGGCACCGGCTGGGTGCCCGTGCTCGACACCAGCCACGAGACGATGGAGGAGGCGCTCCCGGACGAGAGCCGGCAGGCCGGCGACGTGGTCGACGTCACGGCCCGTTCCCTCCAGGTCCTGCGCCAGCCGCGCTCGCGCTGA
- a CDS encoding phosphoadenylyl-sulfate reductase, giving the protein MTLVDIEVGLKQQRGALDLQDIVESAATFLEGAPAREIIRWAAATFGDRLCLTSSMSDALLIDLVSRVKPGVDVLFIDTGYHFAETVGTRDAVRQVYDVNVIDIKPSRTVEEQERDLGPRLFGRNPDLCCFLRKVEPLNRALEPYLAWISGIRRDESPSRAGSKVVEWDAKRQMVKVNPIAAWTQEDVDNYIADNGVLINPLHYDNYPSIGCAPCTRQVAEGEDPRSGRWAGLGKVECGIHL; this is encoded by the coding sequence ATGACGCTCGTGGACATCGAGGTCGGCCTGAAACAGCAGCGCGGCGCCCTTGACCTGCAGGACATCGTCGAGTCCGCCGCGACGTTCCTCGAGGGCGCCCCCGCCCGCGAGATCATCCGCTGGGCGGCGGCGACGTTCGGCGACCGGCTGTGCCTGACCTCCTCGATGAGCGACGCCCTCCTGATCGACCTGGTGAGCAGGGTCAAGCCCGGCGTGGACGTGCTGTTCATCGACACCGGCTACCACTTCGCCGAGACGGTCGGCACGCGTGACGCGGTGCGCCAGGTCTATGACGTCAACGTGATCGACATCAAGCCGTCGCGGACGGTCGAGGAGCAGGAGCGCGACCTCGGCCCGCGCCTGTTCGGCCGCAACCCCGACCTGTGCTGCTTCCTGCGCAAGGTCGAGCCGCTCAACCGGGCGCTGGAGCCGTACCTGGCGTGGATCTCCGGCATCCGCCGCGACGAGTCCCCCAGCCGCGCCGGCTCCAAGGTCGTCGAGTGGGACGCCAAGCGGCAGATGGTCAAGGTCAACCCGATCGCGGCCTGGACCCAGGAGGACGTCGACAACTACATCGCCGACAACGGGGTGCTGATCAACCCGTTGCACTACGACAACTACCCCTCGATCGGCTGCGCGCCGTGCACGCGGCAGGTCGCGGAGGGAGAGGATCCGCGCAGCGGACGCTGGGCGGGCCTGGGGAAGGTCGAATGCGGCATTCACCTGTGA
- a CDS encoding maleylpyruvate isomerase family mycothiol-dependent enzyme — protein sequence MDPVERLYLDAMMEDPQVPARSLRPQLLAGARARRRPAAPTAAWAQPYAGRVAAMDALLTSAVDDDWSRVIVEGWTLQELVAHLAAKDGLLAAAVGAPVLGPPLGATDSMGRTSDVQAYERARSPEQTRRDWRAQADALCRHLADLPPTTPATMDGMEVPVRDHLLARCLETWIHTADAARTARLRLPDPVPDHIHPTADLCARLLPWTMLLSGMDGSGRTLHLTLTGAGGGEWQVPLGVEDARPGTPDAHITADVVAFCFLLGGRGEPAEFPAELAGDLALARDVLTAAPALSGP from the coding sequence ATGGACCCCGTCGAGCGCCTCTATCTGGACGCGATGATGGAGGACCCGCAGGTGCCGGCCCGCTCGTTGCGGCCCCAGCTCCTGGCCGGGGCCAGGGCCCGGCGCAGGCCCGCGGCCCCCACCGCGGCCTGGGCGCAGCCGTACGCGGGCCGGGTGGCCGCGATGGACGCGCTGCTGACCTCGGCCGTGGACGACGACTGGTCGCGCGTGATCGTCGAGGGCTGGACCCTCCAGGAGCTCGTCGCCCACCTGGCCGCCAAGGACGGCCTGCTGGCCGCCGCCGTCGGCGCTCCCGTGCTGGGGCCGCCCCTGGGCGCGACCGACTCGATGGGACGTACGAGCGACGTGCAGGCGTACGAGCGCGCCCGCAGCCCCGAGCAGACGAGAAGGGACTGGCGGGCCCAGGCCGACGCGCTCTGCCGCCACCTGGCCGACCTGCCGCCCACGACCCCGGCCACCATGGACGGCATGGAGGTCCCGGTGCGCGACCACCTCCTGGCGCGGTGCCTGGAGACCTGGATCCACACGGCCGACGCCGCCCGGACCGCCCGGCTGCGCCTGCCCGACCCCGTCCCCGACCACATCCACCCGACCGCCGACCTGTGCGCGCGCCTGCTGCCCTGGACGATGCTCCTGTCGGGCATGGACGGCTCCGGCCGCACCCTCCACCTCACGCTGACGGGCGCGGGCGGGGGCGAGTGGCAGGTGCCGCTGGGCGTGGAGGACGCCCGGCCCGGCACGCCGGACGCCCACATCACGGCGGACGTGGTCGCGTTCTGCTTCCTGCTGGGCGGCAGGGGAGAGCCCGCCGAGTTCCCCGCCGAGCTGGCCGGTGACCTGGCGCTGGCCAGGGACGTCCTGACCGCGGCCCCGGCGCTCTCCGGTCCCTGA
- a CDS encoding Insertion element protein — translation MSERAVPFHCPYCGDEDLEPYEGDGGWYCRACARAFKLKFLGIGVKI, via the coding sequence ATGAGCGAGCGAGCGGTCCCGTTCCACTGCCCGTACTGCGGCGACGAGGACCTCGAACCCTACGAGGGGGACGGCGGCTGGTACTGCCGCGCCTGCGCCCGCGCTTTCAAGCTCAAGTTTCTCGGGATCGGAGTGAAGATATGA
- a CDS encoding HD domain-containing protein has protein sequence MDDVTGLAGLLYEFGLLKRYKRTGWLVAGVRDPESIAEHSFRAAVIAGVIARLEGANPERAAFMSLFHDTQETRITDIPYIGKRYLKAASNEDVTADQMRGLPAEVADMVGDAVGEYEEKASLEAVCARDADKLECLIQAVEYREQGHQNVQGWIDSSLDALTTPTGKRLAEEALRTGTLEWVTRVLNGD, from the coding sequence ATGGACGACGTGACAGGACTGGCGGGGCTGCTGTACGAGTTCGGGCTGCTCAAGCGCTACAAGCGGACCGGGTGGCTGGTGGCGGGCGTACGGGATCCGGAGAGCATCGCCGAGCACTCGTTCCGCGCGGCCGTCATAGCCGGCGTGATCGCGAGGCTCGAAGGCGCGAATCCGGAGCGGGCCGCGTTCATGAGCCTCTTCCACGACACCCAGGAGACCCGCATCACCGACATCCCGTACATCGGCAAGCGCTACCTCAAGGCGGCCTCCAACGAGGACGTCACCGCCGACCAGATGCGCGGCCTGCCCGCCGAGGTGGCGGACATGGTCGGCGACGCGGTGGGGGAGTACGAGGAGAAGGCCAGCCTCGAAGCCGTCTGCGCCCGGGACGCGGACAAGCTGGAATGCCTCATCCAGGCGGTCGAATACCGGGAGCAGGGGCACCAGAACGTCCAGGGCTGGATCGACAGCTCCCTGGACGCCCTGACGACCCCGACCGGGAAGCGGCTGGCCGAGGAGGCCCTGCGCACCGGCACCCTGGAATGGGTGACGCGCGTGCTCAACGGCGACTGA
- a CDS encoding DUF1707 SHOCT-like domain-containing protein — translation MTDPGGLRASDAEREAVVEQLRVASVEGRLTLAELTDRTEAAYSATTHAELALLTQDLPAGAAPAPSPAPVPAGRKRRWFVGVMGDSKRRGTWRIDQELGAVAVMGDVVLDLREAEVRTDMVDIMAVSVMGDIKIIVPDGVNVDLDGMAVMGDKRVDVIQAAPGMNVPVVRVRAYAVMGDVKVIGDSQAQPVQRGFAAWREHWRALHGEDWRALHRQMRQQTRELNRQVRGLGGLTRGEGSRDRRGY, via the coding sequence ATGACTGATCCCGGTGGGCTCCGCGCCTCGGACGCCGAGCGCGAGGCCGTCGTCGAGCAGCTCCGTGTCGCATCGGTCGAGGGCAGGCTGACGCTCGCCGAGCTGACCGACCGCACGGAGGCCGCCTATTCCGCGACCACGCACGCCGAGCTGGCCCTGCTCACCCAGGACCTGCCGGCGGGGGCCGCGCCCGCCCCCTCTCCCGCTCCGGTGCCCGCGGGCAGGAAGCGGCGGTGGTTCGTGGGCGTCATGGGCGACTCCAAGCGGCGCGGGACCTGGCGGATCGACCAGGAGCTCGGCGCGGTCGCCGTCATGGGCGACGTGGTGCTCGATCTTCGCGAGGCCGAGGTGCGCACGGACATGGTGGACATCATGGCCGTCTCCGTGATGGGCGACATCAAGATCATCGTCCCCGACGGCGTGAACGTGGACCTCGACGGCATGGCCGTCATGGGCGACAAGCGCGTGGACGTCATCCAGGCGGCCCCCGGCATGAACGTCCCCGTGGTGCGCGTGCGCGCGTACGCCGTGATGGGGGACGTCAAGGTGATCGGCGACTCGCAGGCGCAGCCGGTGCAGCGCGGGTTCGCGGCCTGGCGGGAGCACTGGCGGGCGCTGCACGGCGAGGACTGGCGGGCGCTGCACCGGCAGATGCGCCAGCAGACCCGCGAGCTGAACCGGCAGGTCCGCGGCCTGGGCGGGCTGACGCGCGGAGAGGGCAGCCGCGACCGGCGGGGCTACTGA
- a CDS encoding pyrimidine reductase family protein, with protein MRRIYPDIQDNPDIVQAYAYPEGRPWLRLNMVASADGAAWLKGRSGGLSSAGDKRIFQTLRGLSDVVLAGAATVRKEGYGPVPPRDSWDEIRVGRPKVPPIAVITRSLDFDLDGELFTEAPSRTIVITCEAAPLERRKAAARHADVIVAGAESVDLAPAITELHARGLTRILCEGGPRINAQLSAQDLVDELCLSISPLLLGGGAARILNGEPSEVSLRLSHVLEEEGVLFCKYDREQSHDRAD; from the coding sequence GTGCGGCGCATCTATCCCGACATACAGGACAACCCGGACATCGTGCAGGCGTACGCCTACCCCGAGGGGCGGCCGTGGCTGCGGCTCAACATGGTGGCCAGCGCCGACGGCGCGGCGTGGCTGAAGGGCCGCTCGGGCGGGCTGTCGAGCGCGGGCGACAAGCGGATCTTCCAGACCCTGCGCGGCCTGTCCGACGTCGTCCTCGCGGGCGCCGCGACCGTGCGCAAGGAGGGATACGGCCCGGTCCCCCCGCGTGACTCGTGGGACGAGATCCGCGTGGGCAGGCCGAAGGTGCCGCCCATCGCGGTCATCACCCGCAGCCTGGACTTCGACCTCGACGGCGAGCTGTTCACCGAGGCCCCCAGCCGGACGATCGTGATCACCTGCGAGGCCGCCCCGCTCGAGCGGCGCAAGGCGGCGGCCAGGCACGCCGACGTCATCGTGGCCGGGGCCGAGAGCGTCGACCTGGCGCCGGCCATCACGGAGCTGCACGCGCGCGGGCTCACCAGGATCCTGTGCGAGGGCGGCCCCAGGATCAACGCCCAGCTCTCGGCGCAGGACCTGGTCGACGAGCTGTGCCTGTCGATCAGCCCGCTGCTGCTGGGGGGCGGCGCGGCGCGCATACTCAACGGCGAGCCCTCGGAGGTCTCGCTGCGCCTCAGCCACGTGCTGGAAGAGGAGGGGGTCCTCTTCTGCAAATACGACAGGGAGCAGAGCCATGACCGAGCCGACTGA
- a CDS encoding GNAT family N-acetyltransferase, translating to MTISLATVRPVSAADRPTVERLWLMFRHDMAEFQGGLPSADATYHSDRLRAAFEDDDWAAYLFTSDDRPVGFSFVRALSGPARVLNSFFVVRGARRSGIGIKAVREVILRHPGPWKIAFQDSNTGAVAFWRRVATEIAGDAWTEERLPVSNRPDVPPDVWISFTA from the coding sequence ATGACCATTTCTCTGGCAACCGTGCGGCCCGTGAGCGCCGCGGACCGCCCCACCGTCGAACGCCTCTGGCTCATGTTCCGCCACGACATGGCGGAGTTCCAGGGCGGCCTGCCCAGCGCTGACGCCACCTATCACAGCGACCGGCTGCGCGCGGCGTTCGAGGACGACGACTGGGCGGCCTACCTGTTCACCAGCGATGACCGCCCCGTCGGGTTCTCCTTCGTGCGCGCGCTGTCCGGCCCGGCGCGCGTGCTGAACAGCTTCTTCGTCGTACGCGGCGCACGCCGGTCCGGGATCGGGATCAAAGCCGTGCGGGAAGTGATCCTCCGGCACCCCGGCCCCTGGAAGATCGCCTTCCAGGACTCGAACACGGGGGCCGTCGCGTTCTGGCGGCGCGTCGCCACCGAGATCGCCGGTGACGCGTGGACGGAGGAGCGCCTGCCCGTGTCGAACCGGCCCGACGTTCCCCCGGACGTGTGGATCTCCTTCACCGCCTGA
- a CDS encoding ankyrin repeat domain-containing protein — MHEEQLYRAALNGETETVGKLLAGGADPNSPGEEGLPLCAAAAWDRVEVAGALLTAGADVNGREEGGWTALHWAASNGHAATAKALIEAGAEVDAANESGDTPLTLAVRRGALGVVQVLLEAGADPEKYDGDGDTPLEIAASWVGVHLESALLDQIEKEGWEYVVARQYAKDGTELVTVAGRAADGSESEQVQAQRGHAAVATLLEDATGTYTPVEQLVARAVAHRDIDEDAETWWIVADSLGRRADDETYEALARLCGSEDAREREFGVDAIAQFGFAEGEKPYLDRTLPLLQKMVTTEGNPQVLRSVLAALGHQGDERALPYVLDIIGRPGHKRTMTDAIALADVLPPDHEEGLALLIAMTEDEDTEVRDWATAGLAGLSEDTPRIREALAARLADADLRTVAEATRGLLTRGDERASRGVERVLAESDDEYERDLVTQPVTG, encoded by the coding sequence ATGCATGAGGAACAGCTCTACCGCGCGGCGTTGAACGGCGAGACCGAGACCGTGGGCAAACTGCTCGCCGGCGGCGCCGACCCCAACAGCCCAGGTGAGGAGGGGCTGCCGCTGTGCGCGGCCGCCGCCTGGGACCGCGTGGAGGTGGCCGGCGCGCTCCTGACGGCCGGCGCCGACGTCAACGGCCGGGAGGAGGGCGGCTGGACGGCGCTGCACTGGGCCGCCTCCAACGGCCACGCCGCCACCGCCAAGGCGCTGATCGAGGCGGGCGCGGAGGTCGACGCGGCCAACGAGTCCGGCGACACCCCGCTCACGCTGGCCGTCCGGCGCGGCGCGCTGGGCGTGGTGCAGGTGCTGCTCGAAGCGGGCGCCGATCCCGAGAAGTACGACGGCGACGGCGACACGCCGCTCGAGATCGCCGCCTCCTGGGTGGGCGTGCACCTGGAGAGCGCGCTGCTCGACCAGATCGAGAAGGAGGGCTGGGAGTACGTCGTGGCCCGCCAGTACGCCAAGGACGGCACCGAGCTGGTCACGGTGGCCGGGCGCGCGGCCGACGGCTCGGAGAGCGAGCAGGTGCAGGCCCAGCGCGGCCACGCCGCCGTCGCGACCCTGCTGGAGGACGCGACGGGCACGTACACGCCGGTGGAGCAGCTCGTGGCGCGGGCCGTCGCGCACCGCGACATCGACGAGGACGCCGAGACCTGGTGGATCGTGGCCGACTCGCTGGGCCGGCGGGCGGACGACGAGACGTACGAGGCGCTGGCCCGGCTGTGCGGGAGCGAGGACGCCAGGGAGCGGGAGTTCGGGGTCGACGCGATCGCCCAGTTCGGGTTCGCGGAAGGGGAGAAGCCCTACCTCGACAGGACGCTGCCGCTGCTGCAGAAGATGGTCACCACGGAGGGCAACCCGCAGGTGCTGCGGTCGGTCCTGGCCGCGCTCGGGCACCAGGGGGACGAGCGCGCGCTGCCGTACGTGCTGGACATCATCGGGCGTCCCGGGCACAAGCGCACGATGACGGACGCGATCGCGCTGGCCGACGTGCTGCCGCCGGACCACGAGGAGGGGCTGGCGCTGCTGATCGCGATGACGGAGGACGAGGACACGGAGGTGCGCGACTGGGCCACCGCCGGGCTCGCCGGGCTGTCCGAGGACACGCCCCGCATCCGTGAGGCCCTGGCCGCCCGCCTGGCCGACGCCGACCTGCGCACGGTGGCCGAGGCCACGCGCGGGCTGCTGACGCGGGGCGACGAGCGCGCGTCGCGGGGGGTGGAGCGGGTGCTGGCGGAGAGCGACGACGAGTACGAGCGGGACCTCGTCACCCAGCCCGTCACCGGCTGA